From the Cryptomeria japonica chromosome 2, Sugi_1.0, whole genome shotgun sequence genome, one window contains:
- the LOC131051951 gene encoding patatin-like protein 2 has product MSNQELLPIDVSGDVGARILSVDGGGVRGLIPVQLLKFLEHQLQKLDGEDARLADYFNIMAGTSTGAPTYFPSHQFTTNSSDGKTQVFNLVDGGVAANNPTLIAMNLVTRAVHQDTRIVDKKEHLDHFVVLSLGTGLEEGIEWDAKKAATWGSLKWITHDGRTPLIESIMNASSDMVNIHTALMLHHVKENYLRIQEWQLKGSEAKMDLSTDENLRNLVKKGQELLDKRVRSLNLETGRPETVKNDYTNRMALTKMAEQLSKEKKLRDKRSASSALSMNGHSVGINI; this is encoded by the exons ATGTCGAATCAGGAGCTTCTTCCAATCGATGTCTCGGGGGACGTGGGTGCTAGAATCCTGAGTGTCGATGGAGGAGGAGTACGGGGTCTTATTCCTGTGCAATTACTCAAATTCTTAGAGCACCAGTTGCAG AAATTGGATGGGGAAGATGCCAGACTAGCAGATTATTTCAATATAATGGCAGGTACCAGCACTGGAG CTCCTACCTATTTTCCATCTCACCAGTTTACAACAAATTCCAGTGACGGAAAGACCCAAGTTTTTAACTTAGTAGATGGAGGAGTAGCGGCTAATAATCCT accttgatagcaatgaacttaGTCACTCGAGCAGTTCATCAGGATACAAGAATAGTCGACAAAAag GAGCACCTTGACCACTTTGTTGTACTTTCTCTTGGAACGGGATTAGAAGAGGGTATTGAATGGGACGCAAAAAAGGCTGCCACATGGGGAAGCTTGAAGTGGATTACTCACGATGGAAGAACACCTCTCATAGAATCTATCATGAATGCAAGTTCAGACATGGTCAACATTCATACAGCTTTGATGCTCCATCATGTCAAAGAAAACTATCTTAGAATCCAG GAATGGCAACTAAAAGGAAGCGAAGCAAAGATGGACCTCAGTACGGATGAGAACCTGAGGAATCTTGTGAAGAAAGGCCAGGAACTATTGGATAAGCGTGTTAGAAGTTTAAATTTGGAGACTGGGCGTCCTGAGACAGTGAAGAACGACTACACAAACAGGATGGCATTGACTAA AATGGCTGAAC